Within Pseudomonas paeninsulae, the genomic segment GCAGCCTCGCTCAGGTCCAGGCGATAGACACTGCTCCAGCCGCCGCGCTCGGTATTCGGTTCGTCCACCGCCTCCAGCTTGAGCGCCCAGAGCGCGTCATAATTGGCCAGGCCGTGGCGCTCGAGCAGTTCACGATCCTGCTCAGCGATAAAATCCTTCATTCGCGGCCCTCGAAATAGCCCACGATCTGCCGCACACGGCGCTTGTCTGCCGCATTCAGGCGCTGTCGACCGCGGTATTGCAGATAAAAACGCAGGCGCTGGGTGCGCGATAACGTGTATTTGGCCACCTTGTCCAGGCAGGCCAGGTCCTTGACGATGCGATAACGCAACAACGGCCCCCACCAGAAGGCACCCGTCGGGCAATCGATGAGAAACAGCTCGGACTGATTGTTGACCAGCACGTTGCGCCATTTCAGGTCGTTATGGGTGAAGTGATGGTCATGCAGGGCACGGGTCGCGGCGGCCAACTGCTGGCTGACCTGCGCTACCCAGGTACGATCGCGCAGACAGGCCGCATCGCGTTGCGCCAACTGCGCCATGTCCTCGGTGTCGACCAGCTCGCGGGTAATCAGCGCGCCACGCACGAAAGCGCCCGCCTTGCGCTCCAGCCCGTAGGCGACGATGGGGGCCGTGGCGATGCCCCACTTGGCAAAATACTTGAGGTTCTGCCATTCGGCCTTGACCCGCGGCCGCCCGATAAAGCGGCGCAAACCCTTGCCGGCACCGTGATAGCGTTTGACGTAGTAGCGCACGCCCTCGCACTCGACGCGAAGCACCTCGGACAGCGGGTCGCGCGTGATGCGCTCGCCTTGCAGGGCGAATACCGTCTCCAGATCGGCAAAGGCAG encodes:
- a CDS encoding lipopolysaccharide kinase InaA family protein, with protein sequence MSKWRLSEEASPRVAAAFADLETVFALQGERITRDPLSEVLRVECEGVRYYVKRYHGAGKGLRRFIGRPRVKAEWQNLKYFAKWGIATAPIVAYGLERKAGAFVRGALITRELVDTEDMAQLAQRDAACLRDRTWVAQVSQQLAAATRALHDHHFTHNDLKWRNVLVNNQSELFLIDCPTGAFWWGPLLRYRIVKDLACLDKVAKYTLSRTQRLRFYLQYRGRQRLNAADKRRVRQIVGYFEGRE